The Microcystis panniformis FACHB-1757 region TACCGAAACAGACTCCCACTTTGCCGGTGGCCCTAGCGTAGGCATCGGCGGCATGGGCGGCCGCTTGTTCGTGGCGCACTAAGATATGTTGTAATTCTCCCCGTTCTTCAAAGCGGTAGAGTTCGTCATAGATGGGCAGGATCGCACCTCCGGGATAACCGAAGATGTGCTTAACGCCATGACGTTTGAGACTGTCCATCAAGGCATAAGCACCAGAACAACGCTGGGGAACCGTTGTTAAAGAGTCATTGGGCTTGGGAAGTGATGAAACCACAGGGCAAACCGTCCAATTTCTAACTAGAGGGATAATTGCAATTCTGTTGCCTAGGATGCAACTTGAAAAATAGCAAAATTGATAACCTTATACTTTTAGTGTATTCCATCTCACCTTTTTGGCCGCAGTTTTTTTTCTTTTTGCATCTTACCCATGCAATATCTGGGGAAGTGGGGTGATGGGGTGTGGGGTGTGGGGTGTGGGGAAGTGGGGAAGTGGGGTGTGGGGTGTGGGGAAGTGGGGAAGTGGGGAAGTGGGGAAGTGGGGAAGTGGGGAAGTGGGGAAGTGGGGAAGTGGGGAAGTGGGGAAGTGGGGATAAGATGATAAATATTGGTGATTTTACCTGATCTTGACTTGGCCCAGGAGTTTTATGAATAGTCTTTTGATTACGGCTACGGATACCGATGCGGGTAAAACCGTTGTCACCACTGCTTTAGTGGCTTATTGGCAAAAATACTATCCATCGAAGGCCCTGGGGCTGATGAAATTAATGCAAACGGGTCAAGGCGATCGAGAATGGTATGAGGGTTTATTTCAGGGTCAATTAGAAATGATCACACCGCTGCAATATCAAGCACCCTTAGCGCCTCCTGTGGCTGCTGATTTGGAAGGTCGAGATATTCCTTTGGGGACGGTGTGGCAAGCTCTGCTGAACCTACAAAAAAGCCAAGATTTGGTTTTAATTGAGGGTTTGGGGGTTTAGGTTGTCCTGTCACCCACGAGCTAACTGTGGCGGATTTAGCGGCTCAATGGCGGTTAAAAACCCTTTTGGTGGTGCCGGTGAAATTGGGGTCGATTTCCCAAACGGTGGCTAATATTGCCCTAGCAGAGCAGAAAAAGGTCAATTTGGGCGGAATTATCCTTAATTGTCTCGAACCGCGCACGGAGACGGAAATAGAGCAGTTAACACCGATCGATTTAATTCAATCCTTGACTAATTGTCCAGTTTTAGGTGTTTTTCCCTTTATCGAAGATCGTCGGGATTTGGATAAATTGGCTTCGGTGGTAGCTAGTTGGCCAGAAATTAAGCTGCCCGCGCATTTAAATTGCTTGTTGAGACGAGGCAAAAGGCACAAGGCACAAGGCAAAGCTGATTCCCAGCATCTTTCAATTTGACAACACCCATTGTAGGGCTAATTCATGAATTAGCCCTACAGGACATCGGGGGGGTAAGGGTAGGGTTGATTCATAGTAGGGTTGATTCATAGTAGGGTTGATTCATTGTAGGGTTGATTCATAGTAGGGTTGATTCATTGTAGGGTTGATTGATAGTAGGGTTGATTGATAGTAGGGTTGATTGATAGTAGGGTTGATTCATTGTAGGGTTAATTCATAGTAGGGTTAATTCATAGTAGGGTTAATTCATAGTAGGGTTAATTCATAGTAGGGTTAATTCATAGTAGGGTTGATTCATAGTAGGGTTGATTCATGAATCAACCCTACAGGACATCGGGGGGGTAAGGGAATAAATTAGGGGAAGTCCAGATATTCTTGTTCTGTTAGTGCAAATTCTGGATCAATGATTTTTACCTCATTATAGGTGAGTTGATAGAGTTTGTAAACTAATTTGTCTATGGCATCTGTGATTTTGGAAATATCAGCTTTTTCGTCTGCATTTCTTATTGAAATAATCTCTTTCACAAGTCGGTTAAGTTCTTTGTTGTTGGTGTCACAAAGGGGCGAGTTTCGTAAATAGATTGGTTTTATTTCATAATCGAAATATCTCTTTGAATAAAGCCAATTAAAAAGCTTAGAATTTAATATACCCAAAAGACCTTCAAGTGAATTATTACCTTTTAAAATTATGTTTGAAATTCTATTGAGGTTATATTTTTTGTCATAATCAATCGAAGCAATTATTCTTTCCTTTAGAGAAATATTTCTTGTCCGCACAATTAATATTTTTGGTTCTGTAAAAAACTTTTCATCTGGCAAAGTTCTACCCAACTTGCCTTTGCTTTTTACAAACTCTTTGTCATACATTATGTAGCCTTCTGTCTTGATATTACCATATTTTGATACTCCCGTTCCTGGAACCATTGGATGGTATCTTTTATCAAGTTTTGTTTCTGATGTTAACTCGTCTTTTATATAACCTGTATTTATACCGACCCCAAAGTCATAACCCGTTTCAATTTTTGGAAAATTTGAGAGTAGTTTATTTACAATATTATATTCTTCGTCATTTAGTAAATAGTCAAATACTAAAAACTCATTTGACAAAAATCTATCCTGTTTCAGAGTATATGCTGGAGTTGTAGCCACATCAATTGGTTTTTGCGGATTAATTACGCTTGTTTTTTCACCATTGTATTTTAACTTCTGAAGAATATATATTGCAGAGTCTACTGTAGCTTCTTCAAACACTGAACCACCAAGCGGAACAATATTTTTAAGTGTGGAATTTTCTAAAAGAAACTTTCTTGTTTTGTCGAATGATGTTTGAAGAAGGAAAGATGAGTTAGTAATTAAAGAATTAAAGCCATTCTGTTTGGTGATTTTAAGTGATTGCTCAATGAAGAACTTATACAATTCATAATTACCTGATGTATTATAAAAATTACTGTTAAAATATTCCTTAACATTCTCAATGTCAGCATTTCTATAAATATAAGGAGGATTACCAATTACTATATCAAACCCAACAAAATCACCATAATCATTCAAAACTTCAGGAAACTCAAACCGCCATTCTAAAGCATTATCATACAGCTTACCGCTTTCAATATCTGCAATTTCAGCAGTTAGCTTATCAATCTCATTATTTAACTTAGTTACTTTTTTCTCCCGCGCTTTTTGCTCCGTCTTAGTCTCCTCAAACAATAAACCCTGATTTTCCAGATTATAAAGTTCCCCTTGTAATTGACGTAACTTCACCTTCTTAGGATTACCGATTAATAAATTGGAACTAAAACCAGCCTTAATCTTAGCAATCAGCGTTTCCATCTCCCGCTTTTGTTCCTTATTTTCCGCATTGCGATAAGTCTGTACAGCATTGCGATATTGCTCAATACTAAACTTCTGCTTCTGTAAAACCTGTTTAACATCCACATCCAACCCAAACCGACTAATCAAAGAATTACCACACTTGATATTAATATCAATATTTGGCAAAGTTTCTAAATTGCCATCCTCGCGATAATAAGCATTCTTTAAAAGCTCAATCCATAACCGCAAGCGACAAATCGTCACGGAATTAGGATTAATATCCACCCCAAATAAACACCCCTCGATAATCGTTTGCTTCTCATGAAATAAGGCTTGCTGTACCCGGTGCTTTTCTTTATTATTCGGATGATAAGCAAATAAACTCCCCTCATCATCGTAAACCAATAACTTATCATTTCGCACCTCTACCCGATAATCTTTTAGCGACTTACCCGAACTATCTAATAAAACCCGTAACTCACTCTTAATCGCGATTATCTCATTCAAAGCTGAAACTAAAAAATGTCCCGAACCCACCGCCGGATCGCAAATCTTCAGGCTATTAATAATAGTATTCGCCTCTCTTTTGTCCTCAATTCGTTCATATAAATCATCTAAAGTTTGACAATTCCAGCCTTTTACTTCATTAAACTTCTGCGCGATCGCTCTTCGTATCGTTTCCCGACACATATACATGGTAATAAAACTCGGCGTATAAAAAGAACCATCTTTATAACCATTAATCTTTTCAAAGATTAACCCCAACACCGAAGCATTAATTAACTTTTCGCTATCTTCTTGAGGATTTTCTAACTCATCTCGATCGAATTTATAAGCATCCAAAAACTCAAACAAATAAGCCAACGCATTTAACTCGCCTACTCGCTTATTACCCTGATTATCTTTTAGCACCGTCGCTGTAAAAATGGGTAAAGTTCGCTCCCGCAAATTGCCAATAAAAATCGTTTGCTGTTCCGTCTCCGTTGGTTCAAATAGCGAACTATTTAAATAAGGTACATGAGCAAAAGTCGTTTTAACCTTAGCCTCGCGCTTGTTTGTATCCCTAGCTAACACATCAAAAAATAAACTATCGAGATCATCATAACTGGGAACTTTCGCCAAATTGAGAAAGGCAAAATCTCGATCGCCTTGATGATATTTAATTAATTGCGCTTCCAATAGTTTGAGAAACAAAACCCGATTAATCCAATTAATTGAGGTTCTTCGTTACTTGGTATGGTTCGATAGGGGGGCATAAATCGACTAAATCCTTATCTGGCAAGAGATTTAATTGATTAGTTCGCTCTAGACAAAAAACAATTAACAAAAATCGCTAAATGCCTTTCTATATAAGGGTTCCATCCCTTATAAACCCTGTCGATTGCATAACACAAACCGAAGAGCCTTAATTGATAACCGCAACGCCACATTATAAAGCCGGTCCTCATCCGTAGTTCCAAACTCTTCTGGATTTTTTAATTGTGCAATTTTATCTAAACTATCCAACCGACTAATCGCATTTTCAATCAGGGAACCATCACAGCGATCGCCTTCTTTCATTCGTCCGATTAACTTCTTCCCTTTATCCTTAACTTCCGTCAAACCGATAATATACAAAAGCTCATTATAAAAAGGCTTATTTAAAGTATTACTGTCATTAACAAAAGGTAACTTAAGTAAATGTTCTGGCGAAAGAATCTTGTAGATATCAAGCAAATCTAAATTTTCCTGTTCTCGCAGATCAAAATGAGTAAATTTAATTTGCTCAATAACTTTAGTGATCGCTGGTTCGGCAATTTGTTGATAGAAAAAATCCGTTTTCGTACTACTCAGTCTCCCGGCTTCAAAATCGCCAAACTGGTTAACTAGAGCCTTATTAGCAAAAAACAACTCCTCAAAAATCTTGCCATCGAAAATAAACCACTCATAAATATTTGTCACGATTAAGTGTTTAATCTCAAGATTTTTATCCGTCACCCTTTCGCGGAGAAAATATAAAACTAACTGCTGAAAAGCCTTAGTATTAAGATTATCCAGTCTTGGCATTTCTGCATTTATTGTCCGAGTAGGTTTCTTCGTCTCAAAAATGACCCCCACTGGACTTTTAACATCCTGGTTATTATGAATAACCAGATCAATGCGCTCTTTTGTATTGATAAAATAGCGATCGGTATAATAGGTATTTTTAAAAAAATCTATCAGCAAATTTTTATTAAACTCTTCCGACTTTTTGCTGTCACATTGCTCCAATAAGCGCGTTAAATTAGCTTGAAAAACCTGAATTGTTTCAGCATCAGGCTTGATTTTTAAGTACACCCGATTTAAGGCTTGTTTGAGTTCTCGCTTATTGACAATCATAAAAGTTTACCTCTAGGGAAACTACCGATTAATTTTATTATAAGTAGGGAGGCACAATTATTTGTAGGATGGGTTAGCGGTAGCGTAACATGATCTGGCGTTGGGTTTCATGCTTCAACCCAACCTACGTTCTACCGATTAATTTTATTATAGCATTGCCAAATAATCGGTTAAAATAGAAGAACAAAAGTTGCAATCGAGGTCAATCTGTCGAAGCCAGGAATTTCTAACAGCAATGGGGAAATAATCCCCCGTCACAGCCTAACTTGATGGGGGGAGTATGTCACTGTTGTAATGCTTTTAAGAAGCGTCCCATAGTGGCAAATAAACCCGACTTTTTGGCTTTGTTAGCAGGATTAGAACTATCATCGGGATTATTACTAGAAGCTTTCAGAATCAGATTTTCTAAAGCTTCGCCCATGGGTTTAGTGGATTGTTCAGAAATTAACTCGTAACCGTCTTCTTTTTCGAGCCAAACTTGCCACAAGGAAGGATAGGAACGATAAACGATCGCTGATTCCAAGGGACGAAAATAATAACAACTTTCTAGGATACTTAAAAATCTTTCTCGCAATTGTCGGGCTGCGTAACCGATACCCACTACCGATACATCTTCCAATTGAGGAATTAGAAGAACTACGGGGCGATCTTCGGCAAGGTAACAGAGTTTTTCTACGGAATTAATCTCAACCGAGGAGGGACAAACAACTAAAAAAGCTTCATCTTCGGGCTTAATTTTGTTTTCGACAGGAATAAAACGACTACCTAAATCTCCCAGTTGAAAAACTGTTTCTCCCCAATCCCGTCGGGCTAACATGGCGGCTCCAGTATCGGGAAAAATTACCCTTAAACCAGAACCATAA contains the following coding sequences:
- a CDS encoding DUF1995 family protein; the protein is MTLPNSLEETIMQAKAATQLALESGARRIQVELVIPEIALQAQALALDFASIFDSYGSGLRVIFPDTGAAMLARRDWGETVFQLGDLGSRFIPVENKIKPEDEAFLVVCPSSVEINSVEKLCYLAEDRPVVLLIPQLEDVSVVGIGYAARQLRERFLSILESCYYFRPLESAIVYRSYPSLWQVWLEKEDGYELISEQSTKPMGEALENLILKASSNNPDDSSNPANKAKKSGLFATMGRFLKALQQ